In Leptospirillum ferriphilum, the following proteins share a genomic window:
- a CDS encoding DUF3987 domain-containing protein, producing MIVGASGKGRKGTSWDRIKSVLDFADPEFATYRIKTGLSSGEGQIFQVRDPIESFDIKKGEKTITDPGVEDKRLLAVEPEFASVLKVLERDGNLLSPILRSAWEGGKLSPLTKSHPIEATDSHISLIGHITEEELVRRLNETEAANGFGNRILWVFSRRARLLPFGGQFGPEKIEGFGRQFRARLEAARITGPMGMTEDFKRLWERIYPDLSEGKGGLSGGLTSRAEAHAMRLAMIYALVDGSPDMEADHLRAALEIVAYVQDSVRWIFGESLGDPISDAIFEGLKSGPKTRTELARIFGNHKSARLIDRAVKSLAGAGRIFSTTEKPAGRERMVWNLSAEKAK from the coding sequence GTGATCGTCGGAGCGTCCGGGAAGGGGCGAAAGGGAACCTCATGGGATCGAATCAAAAGCGTGCTCGACTTTGCGGATCCGGAATTCGCCACCTATCGGATCAAGACGGGCCTTTCCTCCGGGGAAGGCCAGATTTTTCAGGTCCGGGATCCCATTGAAAGCTTCGACATCAAAAAGGGAGAAAAGACAATCACCGACCCGGGGGTGGAGGATAAGCGACTTCTGGCGGTGGAACCGGAGTTCGCGAGCGTCCTCAAGGTCCTCGAACGGGACGGGAATCTGCTGTCCCCCATTTTGAGATCCGCCTGGGAGGGCGGAAAGCTCTCTCCGCTGACGAAGAGCCATCCGATCGAGGCCACTGATTCCCACATCTCCCTGATCGGCCACATCACGGAGGAGGAACTTGTGCGTCGGCTCAACGAGACGGAGGCGGCCAACGGCTTCGGAAACCGCATCTTGTGGGTGTTCTCCCGTCGGGCGCGTCTCCTCCCATTCGGCGGCCAGTTCGGTCCGGAAAAGATCGAGGGGTTCGGGAGGCAATTTCGGGCCCGGCTCGAGGCCGCCCGGATCACCGGCCCGATGGGGATGACGGAGGATTTCAAGCGGTTATGGGAACGGATCTATCCCGATCTTTCGGAGGGGAAGGGGGGACTTTCCGGAGGTCTGACCAGCCGGGCGGAAGCGCATGCCATGCGGCTCGCGATGATCTATGCCCTGGTGGACGGATCTCCGGACATGGAGGCCGATCACCTGAGGGCGGCGCTTGAAATCGTGGCCTATGTGCAGGACAGCGTCCGGTGGATCTTCGGGGAGAGCCTGGGGGATCCCATTTCCGATGCCATTTTCGAAGGTCTGAAGTCGGGACCAAAAACCCGGACGGAATTGGCCCGGATCTTCGGAAACCACAAATCGGCCCGACTCATCGACCGGGCAGTGAAGTCGCTGGCAGGAGCTGGACGGATTTTTTCCACAACGGAAAAGCCGGCGGGACGGGAACGGATGGTCTGGAACTTGAGTGCGGAAAAAGCGAAATAA
- a CDS encoding helix-turn-helix domain-containing protein, whose protein sequence is MQPVPKRTYTSKFSWEEAHRLREEGLSLAEIARRFGVSRQAIFKKLKGSMENEASENE, encoded by the coding sequence ATGCAGCCGGTCCCGAAACGAACTTACACGTCAAAGTTTTCTTGGGAAGAAGCGCATAGACTGAGAGAGGAGGGACTTTCTCTTGCGGAAATCGCCCGGCGGTTCGGGGTTTCGAGGCAGGCGATTTTCAAGAAGCTCAAAGGTTCGATGGAGAATGAAGCATCTGAAAACGAGTGA
- a CDS encoding AAA family ATPase has product MIRKMRLEHFMSINEASLDLGMTNVLVGPNMSGKSNLIQGLMFLTETAAGGLHQALMNRGGFAEVVWKGSNTNDMSFGLTIEVPAFATTSEEKSFEYELVINGNPLDPAGYASVRNEKLWIVTHKKKIPLIDIENGKGSFRFANGNVVSEISGSYAPLGYSIPGWEAMEFKNYLLSCRYYNLLPAAMKAINPAQAQKYLISNGSNFSSWLMTLQTSYPEEFRRFKKVATDVFPDLEEIMAPPTQFGTTFVSTKEKNLIRNIPLSRMSDGEVVFLALLSLLFTPTELGAPLHCFEEPETHLHPRLIEILMEILHQHQSAETDRPFAQIFIATHSLHLIDKCHLSDLIFVEKKNGASTYTRPGSKKGLRELIESDELGLGDLWYSGALKSV; this is encoded by the coding sequence ATGATCAGAAAAATGCGGCTTGAGCATTTCATGAGCATCAACGAGGCCTCTTTGGACCTCGGGATGACAAACGTTCTTGTCGGCCCCAACATGTCGGGCAAAAGCAATCTGATCCAGGGACTCATGTTCCTGACGGAAACCGCAGCAGGGGGGCTTCATCAGGCATTGATGAATCGGGGCGGTTTTGCGGAAGTTGTCTGGAAGGGCTCAAATACCAACGATATGTCTTTTGGGTTAACAATCGAGGTTCCAGCCTTTGCAACGACCTCTGAAGAAAAGAGCTTCGAATACGAACTCGTCATCAATGGCAACCCTCTCGATCCCGCTGGATATGCGAGCGTGCGGAACGAAAAATTGTGGATAGTAACCCATAAGAAAAAGATTCCTCTGATCGACATAGAGAACGGGAAGGGGAGCTTCCGTTTTGCAAACGGCAACGTGGTTTCCGAGATCTCCGGATCCTATGCCCCTCTTGGGTACAGCATTCCGGGATGGGAGGCAATGGAGTTCAAAAACTATCTTCTTTCCTGTCGATATTACAATTTGCTCCCCGCCGCCATGAAGGCCATCAATCCGGCCCAAGCCCAAAAGTACCTGATTTCGAATGGCAGCAACTTCTCGAGCTGGCTCATGACCCTCCAGACAAGCTACCCGGAGGAGTTTCGAAGATTCAAGAAAGTTGCTACGGACGTCTTCCCGGACCTGGAAGAGATCATGGCCCCGCCCACCCAATTCGGCACGACGTTTGTTTCGACCAAAGAAAAAAATCTTATCAGGAATATCCCTCTTTCGCGCATGTCGGATGGAGAGGTCGTTTTCCTGGCATTGCTGTCTTTATTGTTTACACCAACTGAGCTTGGAGCCCCCCTTCATTGTTTCGAAGAGCCGGAAACCCATCTGCATCCGAGACTGATCGAAATTCTGATGGAGATTCTTCACCAGCATCAGTCCGCAGAAACGGATCGTCCGTTCGCTCAAATTTTTATCGCGACACATTCCCTTCATTTGATCGACAAATGCCATCTTTCCGATCTCATTTTTGTCGAAAAGAAGAATGGAGCGTCAACCTATACAAGACCCGGGTCGAAGAAGGGCTTACGAGAACTGATCGAAAGCGACGAATTGGGATTGGGAGATCTCTGGTATTCCGGCGCTCTGAAATCGGTTTGA
- a CDS encoding DUF4276 family protein, giving the protein MYTYGLIVEGVYDKEILEEFILRCANNEIARSDMGIETRICGGGSKVLKQFPGFLKEFQFNHPEIRKVFVVRDSDGKNLNELERQFREKITGWEFPFQVEFSFVIHEVEAWLLFDEAVLSRITGRKVQKIHSPLELQDPKTKLVQILSAGKIDYTPALARQIVSAMDLDILKSGTEVFRKFFSAIQSY; this is encoded by the coding sequence ATGTACACCTATGGATTGATCGTAGAGGGTGTGTACGACAAGGAAATTCTGGAAGAATTCATCCTGAGATGTGCAAATAACGAAATCGCACGATCGGATATGGGAATCGAAACACGGATATGCGGGGGAGGATCGAAAGTCCTCAAACAATTCCCGGGGTTCCTGAAGGAGTTTCAATTCAACCATCCGGAAATTAGGAAAGTGTTCGTAGTCCGAGACAGCGATGGAAAAAATTTGAATGAGTTGGAAAGGCAGTTCCGAGAAAAAATTACAGGATGGGAATTCCCGTTCCAAGTCGAATTCTCTTTCGTCATCCATGAGGTCGAAGCATGGCTCCTGTTCGATGAAGCTGTACTGTCAAGAATCACAGGCCGAAAAGTCCAAAAGATCCATTCTCCTCTAGAATTGCAAGATCCAAAAACGAAGTTGGTTCAAATCTTAAGCGCAGGGAAAATCGATTACACCCCTGCATTGGCGAGACAAATCGTTAGTGCAATGGACCTCGATATACTGAAAAGCGGAACAGAGGTCTTTCGAAAATTTTTCTCAGCAATTCAGTCTTATTAG
- a CDS encoding three-Cys-motif partner protein TcmP produces the protein MTHTESIPIDESPLHLKKVSRIKHIILQKYLPSWTRILGSWNKRLCYFDCYAGPGIYEFEGKPVDGSPIIAVRTAKDYLTSNMGNELVLFFVEKDKKHQVSLGKELGKCGPYEQGLRIHLMSEDAREFVSGLLDQVPNLAPSFFMVDPYGHPLSIPILNKILKRPITEALINFMFYRINMDASNPKVQHHLDEMFGDDDWRKQDFLKESGNVREEGFLQYFLSKINAKYKFFFRIRFDSEDCVSSGRTKYYLVHASNHPKAVLLMKEVMWPLGDDEGLFDFSGRRQGVLFSPSPQEEDLQNFLTQRYHGKKIPFDTLREETWDLPFIEKQYRSAIKKMRNENLLAINPVTSKTDRGLKGQDLVLFY, from the coding sequence ATGACCCATACGGAATCTATTCCAATTGATGAATCCCCACTACACCTCAAGAAAGTTTCACGAATCAAACATATCATCCTTCAAAAATACCTTCCTTCATGGACAAGGATTCTTGGATCCTGGAATAAACGATTGTGTTACTTCGACTGTTATGCTGGTCCAGGAATTTACGAATTCGAAGGTAAACCAGTGGATGGATCTCCCATCATAGCAGTTCGCACGGCCAAAGATTATTTAACCAGTAATATGGGAAATGAACTTGTTTTGTTTTTTGTCGAAAAAGATAAAAAACATCAGGTTTCCTTAGGCAAAGAACTCGGAAAATGTGGACCATATGAACAAGGGCTTCGTATCCATCTGATGTCAGAAGATGCAAGGGAATTTGTGAGTGGACTATTAGACCAAGTTCCCAATCTTGCACCTTCTTTTTTTATGGTCGATCCTTACGGTCATCCACTTTCTATCCCTATTTTGAATAAAATTCTGAAACGTCCAATAACAGAAGCTTTGATTAATTTTATGTTCTATAGAATCAATATGGATGCAAGCAATCCAAAAGTTCAACACCACCTTGATGAAATGTTTGGCGATGATGACTGGAGAAAACAGGATTTTCTAAAAGAAAGTGGAAACGTCAGAGAAGAAGGGTTTCTCCAGTATTTCCTATCTAAAATTAATGCAAAATATAAATTTTTCTTTCGGATCCGATTCGATTCGGAAGATTGTGTTTCATCCGGGAGAACCAAATATTATCTGGTTCATGCTTCGAACCATCCAAAAGCTGTTCTTTTGATGAAAGAAGTCATGTGGCCGCTTGGGGACGATGAGGGCTTATTTGATTTTAGCGGAAGAAGACAGGGGGTTCTGTTTTCTCCTTCTCCCCAAGAAGAAGATTTACAAAACTTTTTGACACAGAGATATCATGGAAAGAAAATCCCCTTTGATACGCTGAGAGAGGAAACTTGGGACTTACCTTTTATCGAAAAACAATACCGTAGTGCCATTAAAAAAATGAGGAATGAAAATCTTCTTGCAATTAATCCAGTAACATCAAAAACTGACAGAGGTTTAAAAGGACAAGACCTTGTCCTTTTCTATTAA
- a CDS encoding DUF5131 family protein gives MSGKSDIEWTHSTWNPVTGCSKISPGCKHCYAERMALRLREMGQKKYQNGFSPTIHPDVLKMPLLWKKPQVIFVNSMSDLFMHEIPEEFIQATFDVMQKAHWHTFQILTKRSERLVNIDNFILWPENVWMGVSVENEDYTFRIDHLRKINARVKFLSIEPLLGPIPNLNLSGIDWVIVGGESGSGARPMKKEWVLMILEQCQEAKVPFFFKQWGGKNKKKAGRLLEGRTWDQLPLLQSS, from the coding sequence ATGAGTGGAAAATCGGATATTGAATGGACACATTCAACTTGGAATCCAGTAACGGGATGCAGCAAGATCAGTCCTGGTTGCAAACATTGTTACGCCGAACGTATGGCCCTACGACTCAGAGAGATGGGACAAAAAAAATATCAGAATGGGTTTTCCCCTACCATTCATCCTGATGTGTTGAAGATGCCTCTACTGTGGAAAAAACCTCAAGTTATTTTCGTCAATTCAATGAGCGACTTATTCATGCATGAGATACCGGAAGAATTTATCCAAGCCACTTTTGATGTAATGCAAAAAGCCCATTGGCACACCTTCCAGATTTTAACAAAACGTTCTGAACGTCTCGTAAATATTGATAATTTTATTTTATGGCCAGAAAACGTATGGATGGGGGTGAGTGTCGAAAATGAGGACTATACATTTCGGATCGATCACCTTCGAAAAATTAATGCTAGGGTTAAGTTTCTCTCAATCGAACCTCTATTGGGACCGATTCCAAATCTGAATCTCTCAGGAATCGACTGGGTGATCGTTGGAGGAGAATCCGGATCTGGGGCGAGACCCATGAAAAAAGAATGGGTTCTAATGATTCTCGAACAATGTCAGGAAGCCAAGGTTCCCTTCTTCTTCAAACAATGGGGCGGGAAGAATAAAAAGAAAGCCGGTCGTCTTCTCGAAGGAAGAACCTGGGACCAATTGCCTCTACTACAATCTTCGTAG
- a CDS encoding MBL fold metallo-hydrolase translates to MASIRKILPANIPGEFFVDRTCIDCGTCAWLAPDTFADRNGFAYVWKQPSTERERIRAHMSVLSCPVGAIGSRMAQDYTLAEEKLPEPIDRNIFYCGYHSSKSYGAASYLIRRPEGNILVDSPRFARPLVKKLEDLGGVDLMFLTHKDDVADHERFHGHFGCRRILHEADLGRETASIEIVLRGDDIQNLAPEIRIIPVPGHTAGSCCLLWKETVLFTGDHLSWDPGKKSLHASKHTCWHDWSRQIHSMKRLSGFSFEWVLPGHGTRCHLPVPEMNREMEKLIGRMTATS, encoded by the coding sequence ATGGCCAGCATCCGGAAAATTCTGCCCGCCAACATTCCGGGGGAATTTTTTGTCGACAGAACCTGCATCGACTGCGGGACCTGCGCATGGCTCGCCCCGGACACCTTTGCGGACCGAAACGGGTTTGCCTATGTCTGGAAGCAACCGTCAACGGAGAGGGAACGAATACGGGCACACATGTCTGTTCTGTCCTGCCCCGTCGGCGCCATCGGATCCCGGATGGCCCAGGATTATACCCTGGCGGAAGAAAAACTGCCCGAACCGATCGACCGGAACATCTTCTATTGCGGCTATCATTCCTCCAAGAGCTACGGAGCCGCAAGCTATCTGATCCGTCGGCCGGAAGGGAACATTCTCGTCGATTCGCCAAGGTTTGCCAGACCCCTGGTCAAAAAACTCGAAGACCTGGGCGGGGTTGACCTGATGTTTCTGACGCATAAGGATGATGTGGCGGACCACGAAAGGTTTCATGGTCACTTCGGATGTCGCCGGATCCTCCATGAAGCGGATCTCGGACGGGAGACCGCATCCATCGAAATCGTTCTTCGAGGGGACGACATTCAAAATCTGGCCCCGGAGATCCGGATCATCCCTGTCCCCGGCCACACAGCGGGATCCTGCTGTCTGCTCTGGAAAGAGACCGTTCTTTTTACAGGAGATCATCTGTCCTGGGATCCCGGAAAAAAGTCGCTCCATGCCTCAAAACACACCTGCTGGCATGACTGGTCCCGGCAGATTCATTCCATGAAACGCTTGTCCGGCTTTTCGTTCGAGTGGGTCCTTCCCGGTCACGGAACCCGATGCCACCTCCCTGTTCCGGAAATGAACCGGGAAATGGAAAAGCTGATCGGCCGCATGACGGCAACTTCCTGA